A genomic window from Silene latifolia isolate original U9 population chromosome Y, ASM4854445v1, whole genome shotgun sequence includes:
- the LOC141631973 gene encoding secreted RxLR effector protein 161-like, whose product MCIRLDASFASSMMSHYQSNPGESQWIAVKNILKYLRRTKDSFWVFEGDSKQRIKAYTDPSFQTVRDDLKSQAGFVFMLNGGEVCWRSFKEPVIADSTTESEYIVASEAVKEAVWIRQFLEGLRVVPAAKDPITIFCYNSGAIFQAKEPTSSNKSTQKIS is encoded by the coding sequence ATGTGTATTCGTCTCGACGCCTCGTTTGCTTCGAGTATGATGAGTCATTACCAATCCAATCCAGGTGAAAGTCAGTGGATAGCTGtaaagaatatccttaagtacttaagaaggactaaggattctttTTGGGTATTTGAAGGTGATTCTAAGCAACGTATAAAGGCTTACACGGACCCTAGTTTCCAAACTgttagggatgatttgaaatcccaagctggttttgtttttatgTTAAATGGAGGTGAGGTTtgttggagaagtttcaaagagccAGTCATTGCGGATTCGACAACGGAATCTGAGTACATTGTAGCATCTGAAGCTGtaaaggaagctgtgtggattcgGCAGTTTTTGGAGGGATTAAGAGTAGTTCCTGcagccaaagatcctatcacgatATTTTGTTACAatagtggggctatttttcaagctaAGGAGCCCACGTCTAGTAATAAGTCTACTCAGAAAATTTCATAA